In one window of Skermanella rosea DNA:
- the dapE gene encoding succinyl-diaminopimelate desuccinylase — MTAAPAALDPVALTQALVRCPSVTPADAGALDVLRRALEPLGFVCHRLRFEEEGTAPVDNLYARLGTAGPNLCFAGHTDVVPPGDPAAWAADPFAGTIVDGRLYGRGASDMKAAVAAFAAAVARRLGRAGPPPGSISLLITGDEEGPAVNGTRKVLDWLAEKGEVLDACIVGEPTNPNTLGEMIKVGRRGSITGYLTVYGTQGHVAYPHLADNPLPRLVRMLAALTAEPLDRGNAHFQPSTLAITTIDVGNPADNVIPARGSASFNIRFNDEHTSDTLKDWIRRTCDTVGGVYDLKFRVSGESFLTPPGRLSDLVADAVERVTGRRPELSTTGGTSDARFIRSHCPVVEFGIVGQTMHKVDEHVAVADVERLTAIYEAVIDGFFAPDPSPSTGGDAA, encoded by the coding sequence ATGACCGCCGCCCCGGCAGCGTTGGACCCTGTTGCCCTGACCCAGGCGCTGGTGCGCTGCCCCAGCGTCACGCCGGCCGACGCCGGCGCGCTCGACGTGCTGCGGCGGGCGCTGGAGCCGCTGGGCTTCGTCTGCCACCGGCTCCGCTTCGAGGAGGAGGGGACGGCCCCGGTCGACAACCTGTACGCCCGCCTCGGCACCGCCGGCCCGAACCTCTGCTTCGCCGGCCACACCGACGTGGTGCCGCCGGGCGACCCCGCGGCCTGGGCCGCCGACCCGTTCGCCGGCACGATCGTCGACGGCCGGCTCTACGGCCGGGGCGCCTCCGACATGAAGGCCGCCGTCGCCGCCTTCGCGGCGGCGGTCGCCCGGCGGCTCGGCCGCGCGGGTCCGCCGCCCGGCTCGATCAGCCTGCTGATCACCGGGGACGAGGAAGGGCCCGCCGTCAACGGCACGCGCAAGGTGCTGGACTGGCTGGCGGAAAAGGGCGAGGTGCTGGACGCCTGCATCGTCGGCGAACCGACCAATCCCAACACCCTGGGCGAGATGATCAAGGTCGGCCGCCGGGGCAGCATCACCGGCTACCTGACCGTGTACGGCACCCAAGGCCACGTGGCCTATCCCCACCTGGCCGACAATCCCCTGCCCCGCCTGGTGCGGATGCTGGCGGCGCTGACGGCGGAGCCGCTGGACCGGGGCAACGCCCATTTCCAGCCCTCCACCCTGGCGATCACCACCATCGACGTGGGCAACCCGGCGGACAATGTGATTCCGGCCAGGGGCTCGGCCAGCTTCAACATCCGCTTCAACGACGAGCACACGTCGGACACGCTGAAGGACTGGATCAGGCGGACCTGCGACACCGTCGGCGGGGTTTACGACCTGAAGTTCCGGGTCAGCGGCGAGAGCTTCCTGACGCCGCCCGGCCGCCTGAGCGATCTGGTCGCCGACGCGGTCGAGCGGGTGACCGGCCGCCGGCCGGAGCTGAGCACCACCGGCGGCACGTCGGACGCCCGGTTCATCAGGTCGCACTGCCCGGTGGTCGAGTTCGGCATCGTCGGGCAGACCATGCACAAGGTGGACGAGCATGTGGCCGTGGCCGACGTGGAACGGCTGACCGCCATCTACGAGGCCGTGATCGACGGGTTCTTCGCTCCCGATCCTTCCCCATCCACCGGAGGCGACGCGGCATGA
- the prsK gene encoding XrtA/PEP-CTERM system histidine kinase PrsK codes for MQLDQTMIGAATHGVAALTYLILTALLAGTWRRNRPGGAHGVALIAAVLLTAAWAGAEAFARIAALPPAVPESLLVLRSAGWLLFLLVVLRAVTHGPAAGFWRNPLAAVVGVVTAVALADAAVPLPVGGFADVSLVAGLAMAVLGLLMVENLFLFTRDSARWTFKHLLIGLGGLFAFDLFLHSGALLLGRTDPMALAARPLVQVLAVPFLLVSAARIRTLSFDVTISRETVLHTTALVGSGVYLLGVAAIGYLLRETSMTLGPLVQMLFFMGAVMVLAVLLLSGELRARARMAIARNFFSLTYDYRREWLRFIRTLSDSASQTGLHERAVRAMADLFECSSGALFLRGRGDIYAMAGRYNWSGGAGMLALPNALAERLGERRVVLNLRDGLDLSGDPAEQAVLGWLRRLNAPWLLVPLRLRDEIVGAIVLSEPRAPRDLTWEDEDLLEILGVQVGSYIAEEQASRALFEAQRFERLGQSFSFVAHDLKNMVSQLSLILQHAEKHGDKPEFQRDTLETIGDSVERMRALLGRLRERAESGPDPVAGAADLRAMLLDVVEPRRHALPGLAFGRLDEGVAVAVDRLGFTAAVENLVQNAIDAARGRIRVSGFAEGGHAVVEVADDGPGMTDAFIRDHLFRPFASTKTTGYGIGMYQTRDLIERWGGHLEIESEVGAGTTARVLMPLAAAPSHTERQAIP; via the coding sequence ATGCAGCTCGACCAGACGATGATCGGTGCGGCGACCCATGGGGTCGCGGCGCTCACATATCTGATCCTGACGGCTCTGCTGGCCGGGACCTGGCGGCGCAACCGCCCCGGCGGGGCCCACGGCGTGGCGCTGATCGCCGCCGTCCTGCTGACCGCGGCCTGGGCGGGCGCCGAAGCCTTCGCGCGGATCGCCGCCCTGCCGCCGGCCGTCCCGGAATCGCTGCTGGTGCTCCGCTCGGCCGGCTGGCTGCTGTTCCTCCTGGTCGTGCTGCGCGCGGTGACCCACGGCCCTGCCGCCGGGTTCTGGCGGAATCCCCTCGCCGCCGTGGTGGGCGTGGTGACTGCGGTGGCCCTTGCCGACGCGGCGGTTCCCCTGCCGGTCGGCGGTTTCGCCGACGTCTCGCTGGTGGCCGGGCTGGCGATGGCGGTTCTGGGGCTGCTGATGGTGGAGAACCTGTTCCTGTTCACCCGCGACAGCGCCCGCTGGACCTTCAAGCATCTGCTGATCGGGCTGGGCGGGCTGTTCGCCTTCGACCTGTTCCTGCACAGCGGGGCGCTGCTGCTGGGCCGCACCGATCCCATGGCGCTGGCCGCGCGGCCCCTGGTCCAGGTGCTGGCGGTGCCGTTCCTGCTGGTGTCGGCTGCGCGTATCCGCACCCTGTCGTTCGACGTCACGATCTCGCGCGAGACGGTGCTGCACACCACGGCGCTGGTCGGCAGCGGCGTCTACCTGCTGGGCGTCGCGGCGATCGGTTACCTGCTGCGCGAGACCAGCATGACCCTGGGGCCGCTGGTCCAGATGCTGTTCTTCATGGGCGCCGTCATGGTCCTGGCGGTGCTGCTTCTGTCCGGCGAACTGCGCGCCCGCGCCCGGATGGCGATCGCGCGCAACTTCTTCAGCCTCACCTACGATTACCGGCGGGAATGGCTGCGCTTCATCCGCACGTTGTCGGACAGCGCGTCGCAGACCGGCCTGCACGAGCGCGCCGTCCGCGCCATGGCCGACCTGTTCGAATGCAGCAGCGGCGCCCTGTTCCTGCGCGGGCGGGGCGACATCTACGCCATGGCCGGGCGCTACAACTGGTCGGGCGGCGCCGGCATGCTGGCGCTGCCCAACGCCCTGGCCGAGCGGCTGGGCGAGCGGCGCGTGGTTCTGAACCTGCGCGACGGGCTGGACCTGTCCGGCGACCCGGCCGAGCAGGCGGTGCTGGGCTGGCTGCGCCGGCTCAACGCGCCCTGGCTGCTGGTGCCGCTTCGCCTGCGCGACGAGATCGTCGGCGCCATCGTGCTGAGCGAGCCGCGGGCGCCGCGCGACCTGACCTGGGAGGACGAGGACCTGCTGGAGATCCTGGGCGTCCAGGTCGGCAGCTACATCGCGGAGGAGCAGGCGAGCCGGGCCCTGTTCGAGGCCCAGCGGTTCGAGCGGCTGGGCCAGTCCTTCAGCTTCGTGGCCCATGACCTGAAGAACATGGTCAGCCAGCTCTCCCTGATCCTTCAGCACGCCGAGAAGCACGGCGACAAGCCGGAGTTCCAGCGCGACACGCTGGAGACGATCGGCGACTCGGTGGAGCGGATGCGGGCGCTGCTGGGTCGCCTGCGCGAGCGCGCCGAATCCGGCCCGGACCCGGTGGCCGGGGCGGCGGACCTGCGCGCCATGCTGCTCGACGTGGTCGAGCCGCGGCGCCATGCCCTGCCCGGCCTGGCGTTCGGCCGGCTGGACGAGGGCGTCGCGGTCGCCGTGGACCGGCTGGGCTTCACCGCCGCGGTCGAGAACCTGGTGCAGAACGCGATCGACGCCGCGCGCGGCCGGATCCGCGTCTCCGGCTTCGCCGAGGGCGGCCATGCCGTGGTCGAGGTGGCCGACGACGGGCCGGGCATGACCGACGCCTTCATCCGCGACCACCTGTTCCGCCCCTTCGCCTCGACCAAGACCACCGGCTACGGCATCGGCATGTACCAGACGCGCGACCTGATCGAGCGCTGGGGCGGCCATCTGGAGATCGAGAGCGAGGTCGGCGCCGGCACCACGGCCCGGGTGCTGATGCCCCTCGCCGCGGCGCCATCGCACACGGAACGGCAGGCCATACCATGA
- a CDS encoding ATP-binding protein gives MNVDKPDLPRDAAVGRQSTHLWIARPDGSLDYVNGSWRRFAGRSASDMLADGWQRLVHPDDLPGFLADWREACRSGTPMTAEVRLLAADGSAPVFVVQAQPLTGGGGAILNWHGINTVFPADSPALFHGSEKPSEIMARVRTRMIASADHDLRQPLSALSFLSNSLTKRLHDPISQDLLAAMGRAIQSMQTVVDGQLYFDQVDSGQVQLNLTDHPVNASLVTLANEFSPMAERKGLGFTLHPSSATVRTDPALLDTMLKNLVCNALRYTAEGRVVVGCRRRGDWLRIQVLDTGRGIAAEELGLIWQDFFRSSQSVRSYPGGFGLGLPVVKRLAERLGHTVEVSTTPGRGSCFTIALPLSHRSAAPAPAGGTAATRPLDGLRLLVLTEETAAANAIRLLVEEWGGTVETARTAAEAERLLAGASVPPDAIVADFRLGGRAGVAGGIFTMHTLIGGQGHSLKAPVRGFILSGDDGAVREREIELAGYGMIAKPIDPEALFRALFPIPRRRRP, from the coding sequence ATGAACGTTGACAAGCCGGATCTGCCCAGGGACGCCGCGGTCGGACGGCAGTCGACGCATCTCTGGATCGCGCGTCCGGACGGCAGCCTGGATTATGTCAACGGCAGCTGGCGCCGCTTCGCTGGCCGCTCCGCTTCGGACATGCTCGCCGACGGCTGGCAGCGGCTCGTCCATCCCGACGACCTGCCGGGCTTCCTGGCGGACTGGCGGGAGGCCTGCCGGTCCGGCACCCCGATGACGGCAGAGGTCCGGCTGCTGGCCGCCGACGGCTCGGCGCCCGTCTTCGTCGTGCAGGCGCAGCCGCTGACCGGCGGCGGCGGCGCGATCCTCAACTGGCACGGGATCAACACCGTCTTCCCGGCGGACTCCCCGGCCCTGTTCCACGGAAGCGAGAAGCCGTCGGAGATCATGGCGCGCGTCCGCACCCGGATGATCGCCTCGGCCGACCACGACCTGAGGCAACCGCTGAGCGCGCTGTCCTTCCTGTCGAATTCCCTCACCAAGCGCCTGCACGACCCGATCTCCCAGGATCTGCTGGCCGCCATGGGCCGGGCGATCCAGTCCATGCAGACGGTGGTCGACGGCCAGCTCTATTTCGACCAGGTGGATTCGGGGCAGGTCCAGCTCAACCTCACCGACCACCCCGTCAACGCCTCGCTGGTGACGCTGGCGAACGAGTTCAGCCCGATGGCGGAGCGCAAGGGACTGGGCTTCACGCTCCATCCCAGTTCCGCCACCGTCCGGACCGATCCGGCGCTGCTGGACACCATGCTGAAGAACCTGGTCTGCAACGCGCTCCGCTACACGGCCGAGGGCCGCGTCGTGGTCGGATGCCGCCGCCGGGGCGACTGGCTCCGCATCCAGGTGCTGGACACCGGCCGCGGCATCGCCGCGGAGGAGCTGGGGCTGATCTGGCAGGACTTCTTCCGCAGCTCGCAGAGCGTCCGCTCCTATCCCGGAGGCTTCGGACTCGGCCTGCCGGTGGTGAAGCGCCTGGCGGAGCGGCTCGGGCACACGGTGGAGGTCTCGACCACCCCCGGCCGAGGCTCCTGCTTCACCATCGCCCTGCCGCTGAGTCATCGCTCGGCGGCGCCGGCACCGGCCGGCGGCACGGCCGCGACACGGCCGCTCGACGGCCTGAGGCTGCTGGTCCTGACCGAGGAAACGGCCGCCGCCAACGCGATCCGGCTGCTCGTGGAGGAATGGGGTGGGACGGTCGAAACCGCGCGCACGGCGGCGGAGGCGGAGAGGCTCCTGGCCGGCGCCTCCGTCCCGCCCGACGCCATCGTCGCCGACTTCCGGCTGGGCGGACGGGCCGGCGTAGCCGGCGGCATCTTCACCATGCACACGCTGATCGGCGGCCAGGGCCATTCCCTGAAGGCGCCGGTGCGCGGCTTCATCCTGTCCGGGGACGACGGCGCCGTGCGGGAACGCGAGATCGAACTGGCCGGCTACGGCATGATCGCCAAGCCGATCGACCCCGAAGCCCTGTTCCGGGCGCTCTTCCCGATTCCCCGCCGGCGGCGACCGTAA
- a CDS encoding LuxR C-terminal-related transcriptional regulator codes for MIKLLHIDASDSYRSLLAAMAPAGAFAVTASHSGVAEATGDDRGLSGCDMVILSGAAADQAGTGIAALKAAAPTKPIVILAERLSLDSLGASFEAGAMGYLVKSISHDALFESLMLVILGEKVFPAQLADLLIEKTPHDLDPGLAERRRALTAKEFEVMQYVKLGYSNKQIARTLGIADITVRLHINNAFRKMNVKNRIQGALWMIEHEEELNARKTMPRAG; via the coding sequence ATGATCAAACTCCTGCATATCGACGCCAGCGATTCCTATCGGTCGCTCCTGGCCGCCATGGCTCCGGCCGGTGCCTTCGCTGTCACGGCATCCCATTCCGGCGTCGCGGAAGCGACCGGGGACGACCGGGGGCTGTCCGGGTGCGACATGGTCATCCTGAGCGGCGCCGCCGCGGATCAGGCGGGAACGGGCATCGCGGCGCTCAAGGCCGCCGCGCCGACCAAGCCGATCGTCATCCTGGCCGAGCGCCTCTCCCTCGACAGCCTGGGCGCCAGCTTCGAGGCCGGGGCGATGGGCTATCTGGTCAAGTCGATCTCCCATGACGCGCTGTTCGAATCCCTGATGCTGGTGATCCTGGGCGAGAAGGTCTTCCCCGCGCAACTCGCCGATCTCTTGATCGAGAAGACACCGCACGACCTGGACCCCGGCCTGGCCGAACGCCGCCGCGCCCTGACCGCGAAGGAGTTCGAGGTCATGCAGTACGTCAAGCTGGGCTACAGCAACAAGCAGATCGCACGGACGCTGGGAATTGCGGACATAACGGTCCGTCTTCATATCAACAACGCGTTCCGCAAGATGAACGTGAAGAACCGCATCCAGGGCGCGCTCTGGATGATCGAGCACGAGGAGGAGCTGAACGCCCGGAAGACGATGCCGCGGGCCGGATAG
- a CDS encoding methyltransferase domain-containing protein — MQLRVSPAAPSRALSDSLVCPRCRAPLIGRETGLACTAPECGRVYPVVDGTPILIHDENSVFAVADFTARRGGAGGGPETIKLRDEAPARGLKAALRRAAERAIYFSVNASDWSSEKSIDYVARALPEARILVTGAGDKRYPDLPNVRYVYTDVILGQGADHVCDLHDLPFADATFDAVIAVAVLEHVADPYRCVAEIARVLKPGGYVYSVTPFMQQVHMGRYDFTRFTFLGHRRLFRHFTEIKAGMALGPAGALAWSFEYFVLSFFRDRRARKYARAAAKMATIPLKYLDRVLAKREGSLDAAGGVYFFGTKAEQPISDRDLLKFYRGLDVVYED, encoded by the coding sequence ATGCAGCTCCGGGTCTCCCCCGCCGCCCCGTCGCGCGCGCTTTCCGACTCGCTGGTGTGCCCGCGCTGCCGGGCTCCGCTGATCGGCCGGGAAACCGGGCTGGCCTGCACGGCTCCCGAGTGCGGCAGGGTCTATCCGGTCGTGGACGGCACCCCCATCCTGATCCACGACGAGAACAGCGTCTTCGCCGTCGCCGACTTCACGGCGCGGCGCGGCGGGGCCGGCGGGGGGCCCGAGACGATCAAGCTCCGCGACGAGGCGCCGGCCCGGGGCCTCAAGGCCGCCCTGCGGCGCGCGGCGGAACGGGCGATCTATTTCTCGGTCAACGCGTCGGACTGGAGTTCGGAGAAGTCGATCGACTACGTGGCCCGGGCGCTGCCCGAGGCGCGCATCCTGGTGACCGGGGCCGGCGACAAGCGCTACCCCGACCTGCCCAACGTCCGGTACGTCTATACCGACGTGATCCTGGGCCAAGGGGCCGACCATGTCTGCGACCTCCACGACCTGCCCTTCGCCGACGCCACCTTCGACGCCGTGATCGCGGTCGCGGTGCTGGAGCATGTCGCCGACCCGTACCGCTGCGTCGCCGAGATCGCCAGGGTGCTCAAGCCCGGCGGCTACGTCTACTCGGTGACGCCCTTCATGCAGCAGGTCCATATGGGCCGCTATGACTTCACCCGCTTCACCTTCCTGGGCCACCGCCGGCTGTTCCGCCATTTCACGGAGATCAAGGCCGGCATGGCGCTCGGTCCGGCCGGCGCGCTCGCCTGGTCGTTCGAGTATTTCGTGCTCAGCTTCTTCCGGGACCGGCGGGCGCGGAAATACGCCAGGGCCGCAGCGAAGATGGCGACCATCCCGCTGAAATATCTCGACCGCGTCCTGGCCAAGCGCGAAGGCTCGCTGGACGCCGCCGGAGGCGTATATTTCTTCGGCACCAAGGCGGAGCAGCCGATCTCCGACCGCGACCTCCTGAAATTCTACCGCGGCCTCGACGTCGTCTACGAGGATTGA
- the prsR gene encoding PEP-CTERM-box response regulator transcription factor, producing the protein MTARTLLLVDDDPAILRGLKWSFEDWEVHTASDRESALRQVKAHRPAVVTLDLGLPPAPDDAVEGLRTLAEILAAAPGTKVIVVTGNEERAHAVRAIALGAYDFYQKPIDGQVLGLIVDRACKVWELEAENRRLQQAREPSFQGIVTGDDGMLALCRTVEKVAPTDISVLLLGESGTGKELFARALHELGPRRRAPFVAINCAAIPENLLESELFGHERGAFTGAVRQVKGKIETAQKGTLFLDEIGDMPMSLQVKLLRFIQERVIERVGGREPIPVDVRIVCATHQDLEARIRDGAFREDLFYRIGEMALNIPPLRDRGDDCVLLARHLIDKFSADHGRRRLQLSPDALAALRRHPWMGNVRELENRIKRAVILAGGQSITAADMGLAAPAGDDAGQASATLQQARDEAERKALSSALALSAGNLSAAAKILGVSRPTIYSLLKQHNVNTPS; encoded by the coding sequence ATGACGGCACGCACCCTGCTGCTGGTCGACGACGACCCCGCCATCCTGCGCGGCCTGAAATGGTCGTTCGAGGACTGGGAGGTGCATACCGCCTCCGACCGCGAGAGCGCGCTCCGGCAGGTCAAGGCCCACCGGCCGGCGGTCGTGACCCTCGACCTGGGCCTGCCGCCTGCCCCCGACGACGCGGTGGAGGGGTTGCGGACCCTGGCCGAGATCCTGGCGGCGGCGCCCGGGACCAAGGTGATCGTGGTGACCGGCAACGAGGAGCGGGCCCACGCGGTCCGCGCGATCGCGCTCGGCGCCTACGACTTCTACCAGAAGCCGATCGACGGCCAGGTGCTGGGCCTGATCGTCGATCGGGCCTGCAAGGTCTGGGAGCTGGAGGCGGAGAACCGCCGGCTCCAGCAGGCGCGGGAGCCCAGCTTCCAGGGCATCGTTACCGGCGACGACGGGATGCTGGCGCTGTGCCGCACGGTGGAGAAGGTGGCGCCGACCGACATCAGCGTCCTGCTGCTGGGCGAGAGCGGCACCGGCAAGGAGCTGTTCGCCCGGGCGCTGCACGAACTCGGTCCGCGCCGCCGGGCGCCCTTCGTCGCCATCAACTGCGCCGCAATCCCGGAGAACCTGCTGGAATCCGAGCTGTTCGGCCACGAGCGCGGTGCCTTCACCGGCGCCGTCCGGCAGGTCAAGGGCAAGATCGAGACGGCGCAGAAGGGAACGCTGTTCCTGGACGAGATCGGCGACATGCCGATGAGCCTCCAGGTCAAGCTGCTGCGGTTCATCCAGGAGCGGGTGATCGAGCGGGTCGGCGGGCGCGAGCCGATCCCGGTGGATGTCCGGATCGTCTGCGCCACGCACCAGGACCTGGAGGCCCGGATCCGCGACGGCGCGTTCCGCGAGGACCTGTTCTACCGGATCGGCGAGATGGCGCTTAACATACCGCCGCTGCGCGACCGGGGCGACGACTGCGTCCTGCTGGCCCGCCACCTGATCGACAAATTCTCCGCCGACCATGGCCGGCGCAGGCTCCAGCTCTCCCCGGACGCGCTCGCGGCGCTGCGCCGCCACCCCTGGATGGGCAATGTCCGGGAGCTGGAGAACCGCATCAAGCGGGCGGTGATCCTGGCCGGCGGGCAGAGCATCACGGCCGCCGACATGGGACTGGCGGCACCGGCCGGCGATGACGCCGGGCAAGCCTCGGCGACGCTCCAGCAGGCGCGCGACGAGGCGGAGCGGAAGGCGCTGTCCAGCGCGCTCGCCCTGTCCGCCGGCAACCTGTCGGCCGCCGCCAAGATCCTGGGCGTCAGCCGCCCGACGATCTACAGCCTGCTGAAGCAGCACAACGTGAATACGCCGTCCTGA
- the prsT gene encoding XrtA/PEP-CTERM system TPR-repeat protein PrsT, with product MKTHPPTKARHGMRRKLGRLMAAASIAALGAGFTPAHADAQRSQGFYQDAVRQYEAGNAGAAVIQLRNALQQDAGNLEARLLLGELYLRTGDPVSAEKELRRVFDARRGDAVELLLAQSLMLQRRFGDVFEVLSPQGATPEATRAKLVLTGQAYIGTGQIDDAETMFRTALDGAPDAVDAKLGLARVEALRNDLDSASALVEEVLRADPDSLEGLLLSSEIDLVRQRTDNALAALNRAGSIAPDDPRVLLPRARVRLQTGLVDEAEKDVARVLQRSPRDVTARYLKASIQMIRGDADGARETFLPIEDALADYTPALLLNALIKFNTGQYAQAEAALNRFSAVMPDHTGARRMLAATHLRTENPLSAVEVLKPLVAAHPEDLTARQMLAGAYLRLGEFDQATAIYRDLATVRDRQTALRARSTLGLLQAAGDQSQDLPPEKRQQAALVLDYIRNGEFRRAHEAVAAMRQGEPDNPMLASLDAAVYMAEGDLGAARSKLEDARRMDPEMAELIGNLNAVDVRMGNLEAVEKRLRDDAAANPRDEQPALRLAQFLARGQRPDEAIAVLEGAAAAQQDSIPVRRALADLYARRSDKAKLQAVAAQLRQIGAGRPEGLAAAAAVYRAANEPGKAADALRDYVRAKPDDTEAQVALAQNLMAAGRQAEAKPVLEGIKAKDPANPVATLGLIDLALAANDAEGALGLADGLAQADPVASAQLRSNVLIRTNRPADALTSLEQAMQRTPDRRLAMALFEVRRNQGQVDRSIAGLEDWVRENPDDTSVRTVLADTYLTLQNLKQAETHYDVLVRNRPNDPMLLNNAAWLKHELDRPEALELARQAYAAAPNSPEIADTLGWILVQAGETGEGLNLLRRAAAVAPDNRDIQYHLAYALNASGAKDEATAILEKLTQGDQAFQARDDAAELLASIRR from the coding sequence ATGAAGACGCATCCGCCGACGAAAGCCCGGCACGGCATGCGGCGCAAGCTGGGCCGCCTGATGGCCGCGGCGTCGATCGCGGCCCTGGGCGCGGGCTTCACCCCCGCGCATGCCGACGCCCAGCGCTCCCAGGGCTTCTACCAGGACGCCGTCCGCCAGTACGAGGCCGGCAACGCCGGCGCCGCGGTGATCCAGCTGCGCAACGCGCTCCAGCAGGACGCCGGCAACCTGGAGGCCCGCCTGTTGCTCGGCGAGCTGTACCTGCGCACCGGCGACCCCGTCTCGGCCGAGAAGGAGCTGCGCCGCGTCTTCGACGCCAGGCGCGGCGACGCGGTTGAACTGCTGCTGGCGCAGTCGCTGATGCTGCAGCGCCGCTTCGGCGACGTCTTCGAGGTCCTGTCGCCCCAGGGCGCCACGCCGGAAGCGACCCGGGCCAAGCTGGTCCTGACCGGGCAGGCCTATATCGGCACCGGCCAGATCGACGACGCCGAGACCATGTTCCGGACCGCGCTGGACGGAGCCCCGGACGCGGTGGACGCCAAGCTCGGCCTAGCCCGCGTCGAGGCCCTGCGCAACGACCTGGACTCCGCCTCGGCGCTGGTGGAGGAGGTTCTCCGGGCCGATCCCGACAGCCTGGAAGGGCTGCTGCTGTCGAGCGAGATCGACCTGGTCCGGCAGCGCACCGACAACGCCCTGGCCGCCCTCAACCGCGCCGGCTCGATCGCCCCCGACGACCCCAGGGTGCTGCTGCCGCGCGCCCGCGTCCGGCTCCAGACCGGGCTGGTCGACGAGGCGGAGAAGGACGTGGCCCGCGTCCTCCAGCGGTCGCCCAGGGACGTCACGGCCCGCTACCTGAAGGCGTCGATCCAGATGATCCGGGGCGACGCCGACGGCGCGCGGGAGACCTTCCTGCCGATCGAGGACGCCCTGGCCGACTACACGCCCGCCCTCCTGCTGAACGCGCTGATCAAGTTCAATACCGGCCAGTATGCCCAGGCCGAAGCCGCCCTGAACCGCTTCAGCGCGGTGATGCCCGACCATACCGGCGCCCGCCGGATGCTCGCCGCGACCCATCTGCGCACCGAGAACCCCTTGAGCGCGGTCGAGGTGCTGAAGCCCCTGGTCGCGGCCCATCCGGAAGACCTGACCGCCCGCCAGATGCTGGCCGGCGCCTATCTGCGGCTGGGCGAGTTCGATCAGGCGACCGCGATCTACCGCGACCTCGCCACGGTGCGCGACCGCCAGACGGCGCTCCGCGCCCGCTCCACCCTGGGCCTGCTCCAGGCCGCCGGCGACCAGTCGCAGGACCTGCCGCCGGAGAAGCGGCAACAGGCGGCGCTGGTGCTGGACTATATCCGCAACGGCGAGTTCCGGCGGGCCCACGAGGCGGTCGCGGCGATGCGGCAGGGCGAACCGGACAACCCGATGCTGGCCAGCCTGGACGCCGCCGTCTACATGGCCGAGGGCGACCTGGGCGCCGCCCGGTCGAAGCTCGAGGACGCCCGGCGGATGGACCCGGAGATGGCCGAGCTGATCGGCAACCTGAACGCCGTGGATGTCCGCATGGGCAACCTGGAGGCCGTGGAGAAGCGCCTGCGCGACGACGCCGCCGCGAACCCGCGGGACGAGCAGCCGGCATTGCGGCTGGCGCAGTTCCTGGCGCGCGGCCAGCGCCCGGACGAGGCGATCGCCGTGCTGGAGGGCGCCGCGGCCGCCCAGCAGGATTCGATCCCGGTGCGCCGGGCGCTCGCCGACCTGTACGCTCGCCGCTCCGACAAGGCCAAGTTGCAGGCGGTCGCGGCCCAGCTCCGCCAGATCGGCGCCGGCCGGCCGGAAGGCCTGGCCGCCGCCGCGGCGGTCTACCGCGCCGCGAACGAACCGGGCAAGGCGGCGGACGCGCTGCGCGACTATGTCAGGGCAAAGCCCGACGACACCGAGGCCCAGGTCGCCCTGGCCCAGAACCTGATGGCGGCCGGCAGGCAGGCCGAGGCGAAGCCGGTCCTGGAGGGGATCAAGGCGAAGGACCCCGCCAACCCTGTGGCGACCCTCGGGCTGATCGACCTGGCGCTGGCCGCCAACGACGCGGAGGGCGCGCTGGGGCTGGCCGACGGCCTCGCCCAGGCCGACCCGGTGGCTTCCGCCCAGCTCCGGAGCAACGTCCTCATCAGGACGAACCGCCCGGCCGACGCGCTGACGTCGCTGGAGCAGGCGATGCAGCGCACGCCGGACCGCCGGCTCGCCATGGCGCTGTTCGAGGTTCGCCGCAACCAGGGACAGGTCGACCGGTCCATCGCCGGGCTGGAAGACTGGGTCCGGGAGAACCCCGACGACACGTCGGTGCGCACCGTGCTGGCCGATACCTACCTGACCCTGCAGAACCTGAAGCAGGCCGAGACCCACTACGACGTGCTGGTTCGGAACCGGCCGAACGACCCGATGCTGCTGAACAACGCCGCCTGGCTGAAGCATGAACTGGACCGGCCGGAAGCGCTGGAACTGGCGCGCCAAGCCTACGCCGCCGCTCCCAACTCGCCGGAGATCGCCGACACGCTGGGCTGGATCCTGGTCCAGGCGGGCGAGACCGGCGAGGGCCTGAACCTGCTGCGCCGCGCCGCCGCCGTCGCTCCGGACAACCGGGACATCCAGTACCACCTGGCCTATGCGCTGAACGCCTCGGGCGCCAAGGACGAGGCCACGGCGATCCTGGAGAAGCTGACCCAGGGCGACCAGGCGTTCCAGGCTCGCGACGATGCGGCGGAGCTGCTGGCCTCGATCAGGCGATAG